Proteins from a genomic interval of Methanofollis formosanus:
- the brxL gene encoding protease Lon-related BREX system protein BrxL, with protein MDSKVTAAFEGYVVRKDLAHKFRGGYPVPTYVAEFLIGKYCATTDEVEIREGLDIVQRQLAERIVRAGENELFKARAREQGSVKVIDLITARLDTRSDTFMATIPTLLLNDVYIPAEMVYENERMLTGGFYAEVELEYGAGPGESRSSRPFSIVNLRPIQLSKRNVLKDLARGRQEMTTHEWKEFLIRSVGLEPKSLDERAQNVLFLRMVPFVEKNYNCIELGPRGTGKSYLYQQISPYSHLVSGGKATVAKMFVNNASGQRGLVCQYDVVCFDEVSGIRFDQKDGVNIMKGYMESGEFSRGRESIRAEGGIILLGNFDVDVEHQQRIGHLFGPMPPEMRDDTAFMDRIHSYIPGWDYPKIHPSMMTEHYGLVSDFLSESWRQLRSSTRLHLISDQLLLGDALSGRDRRAVMKTIDGLLKLLYPSAETEIPDKDLEWATRLGLECRRRVKEQQKRIGSAEFRNTMFSYRLGHGGIEQYVATPELHKENTISPDPLPSGQCWAVGPDEEGGGSGLYKIEVTVTPGSSIRLINVKAPAGLRESLRTAEQVLYTQYRHLVGDHDPTNVEYSVQVRSMTPAGGGVSLSVPILLTLVSATLNKSLKGGMVIGGGMSVGGTIEPVYHSLDMAELVVEKGATMLLLPVASRRQMNEMSDELATRLTVVYYTDPRDALLKAIGE; from the coding sequence TTGGATTCAAAGGTTACAGCGGCGTTCGAAGGCTACGTGGTCCGCAAAGACCTCGCCCACAAGTTCCGCGGGGGCTACCCTGTCCCGACCTACGTTGCCGAGTTCCTGATCGGCAAATACTGCGCCACCACCGACGAAGTCGAGATCCGTGAAGGCCTCGACATCGTCCAGAGGCAACTCGCCGAGCGGATCGTCCGCGCTGGCGAGAACGAACTCTTCAAAGCCCGCGCACGCGAGCAGGGTTCAGTCAAAGTGATCGATCTAATCACCGCCCGCCTTGACACCCGCTCCGACACCTTCATGGCGACCATTCCAACCCTCCTCCTCAACGATGTCTATATCCCAGCCGAGATGGTTTATGAGAACGAACGGATGTTAACTGGCGGGTTTTACGCCGAAGTCGAACTCGAGTACGGTGCAGGCCCCGGTGAGAGTAGGAGCAGCAGGCCCTTCTCTATCGTCAATCTCCGACCTATCCAGCTTTCCAAGCGGAACGTCCTCAAGGATCTGGCTCGCGGACGGCAGGAGATGACCACTCACGAGTGGAAAGAATTCCTGATCCGGAGTGTCGGCCTCGAACCAAAATCCCTTGACGAGCGCGCCCAGAATGTCCTCTTCCTCCGAATGGTCCCGTTCGTCGAGAAGAACTACAACTGCATTGAACTTGGTCCGCGTGGCACGGGCAAATCCTACCTTTACCAGCAGATCAGTCCATACTCGCACCTCGTCTCTGGTGGCAAGGCAACGGTGGCCAAGATGTTCGTCAACAACGCCTCAGGCCAGCGCGGTCTCGTCTGCCAGTATGACGTCGTTTGCTTCGACGAGGTTTCAGGGATCAGATTCGACCAGAAGGATGGTGTCAACATCATGAAGGGCTACATGGAATCGGGTGAGTTCAGTCGTGGCCGTGAGAGTATCCGCGCCGAGGGCGGCATTATCTTGCTCGGCAACTTCGACGTCGATGTCGAGCATCAGCAACGCATCGGCCATCTCTTTGGTCCGATGCCGCCGGAGATGCGGGACGACACGGCTTTCATGGATCGGATTCACAGTTACATCCCAGGGTGGGACTACCCAAAGATCCACCCATCCATGATGACCGAGCACTATGGGCTCGTCAGCGACTTCCTAAGTGAGTCCTGGCGGCAACTCCGCAGCAGCACTCGACTCCACCTCATCTCTGACCAGCTCCTCCTTGGCGACGCCCTATCTGGCCGTGACCGTCGGGCAGTCATGAAGACAATCGACGGCCTCCTCAAACTCCTCTACCCCTCGGCCGAGACAGAGATCCCCGACAAGGATCTCGAATGGGCCACCCGCCTCGGGCTCGAGTGTCGGCGCCGGGTGAAGGAGCAGCAGAAGCGGATCGGTTCAGCGGAGTTTCGCAACACGATGTTCAGTTACCGGCTCGGCCATGGAGGCATTGAGCAGTACGTTGCCACTCCTGAATTGCACAAGGAGAACACGATCAGCCCTGACCCCCTCCCGTCCGGCCAATGCTGGGCTGTCGGTCCTGACGAGGAAGGAGGCGGCAGCGGCCTCTACAAGATCGAAGTAACGGTAACCCCCGGTTCGAGTATCCGGCTGATCAACGTCAAGGCGCCGGCAGGCCTTCGCGAGAGTCTCCGAACGGCGGAGCAGGTGCTCTATACTCAGTATCGGCATCTCGTTGGCGACCATGACCCGACCAACGTCGAGTACTCTGTCCAGGTCCGTTCGATGACGCCTGCCGGTGGCGGGGTTTCACTTTCGGTCCCAATTCTCCTAACACTGGTCTCGGCGACGCTCAACAAGAGCCTCAAAGGGGGCATGGTGATCGGCGGCGGGATGAGCGTCGGCGGGACCATCGAACCAGTTTACCATTCTCTCGACATGGCCGAACTTGTGGTTGAGAAGGGGGCGACCATGCTCCTCCTCCCTGTCGCGAGCCGAAGGCAGATGAATGAGATGTCCGATGAACTCGCAACACGACTTACCGTGGTTTACTACACTGATCCTCGTGATGCTCTGCTGAAGGCGATCGGAGAGTGA
- the pglZ gene encoding BREX-1 system phosphatase PglZ type B: MKQTFLDRVCESLAGAMNDYNREDVVRQRVVVFPDMKGEWAPIVARLRDILPVITFGTYDPEHLTGPAIYLRGLVAHTIDSPLPRDQPVIVYLPGYSREQLRNLEDCPDEIKPLAGLQYLGNVWSQRNGRDWTLLAFIKTSQGGLSIQVHDDSETRDAIRNAAAVLADESVEFLKTKEPLNASFFNELHHPDPNKQILQWMNDPTGEEQRMKNNSDWGAFCKICGKEYDLEPEKDGASTGADKLGAQVGKWAEVWERFKEKPEAYPQIPQLLRSAKQPKWTVYTDSWPQHNDAQEKELSLKFMALSGVSPEEARKQIVNLEKTHAQRRKWIWAEMGESPLARALEHLAQLATITKDAKFGGTIQEQAERYAHDMWQADDAVVRALEQATDKKNREAITVAVNALYRNWLDVMAEAFQKEWQREPATMRKENQEPTAGEVMIFVDGLRMDLGHRLCSILKETGCSCKLSHHFSALPTQTSTAKPAVMPIAGELNAGEDLTPKTKSGAIATNSALRSILKNKGFNVLSESETGDPERSAWTDCGDIDTEGHNKGYALPEVLDREIKKIHDRTIELLDAGWQQVRIVTDHGWLFLPGKLRKTELKPGLTEVKKGRCAVLRANAVVEYPVVPWFWNRTVRIVLAPGSSCFEGGREYEHGGLSPQETVVPEIVVRKGASRSKGIVIGRITWTGLRCKAHVDGAEGHVADIRLRPADAQSSVTASSREVGIEGNVSLIISDDSMEGRDAWLVVMDRQKNPVAQRNVKIGVE, from the coding sequence ATGAAACAAACCTTCCTTGACCGGGTATGCGAATCGCTCGCTGGTGCCATGAATGATTACAACCGGGAAGACGTCGTCCGGCAGCGGGTGGTCGTCTTCCCAGACATGAAAGGAGAATGGGCGCCCATCGTAGCTCGCCTTCGGGACATTCTCCCCGTTATCACCTTCGGCACCTATGACCCTGAACACCTGACCGGCCCAGCCATCTACCTCCGCGGCCTCGTTGCCCATACCATCGATTCTCCCCTCCCCAGAGATCAACCGGTGATTGTGTACCTTCCTGGATACTCCCGAGAACAACTCCGTAACCTCGAAGACTGCCCCGACGAGATCAAACCACTCGCCGGCCTCCAATACCTCGGCAACGTCTGGTCGCAACGGAACGGGCGTGACTGGACTCTGCTTGCATTTATAAAGACAAGCCAGGGTGGCCTCTCTATCCAAGTCCACGATGACTCCGAGACTCGGGACGCAATCCGAAACGCAGCCGCCGTTCTCGCCGACGAATCGGTGGAGTTCCTGAAGACAAAGGAACCGCTCAACGCATCCTTCTTCAACGAACTCCACCACCCCGACCCAAACAAACAGATTTTACAGTGGATGAACGATCCGACCGGGGAAGAACAGCGGATGAAAAACAACAGTGACTGGGGAGCCTTCTGCAAGATCTGCGGGAAAGAGTATGACCTCGAACCCGAAAAGGACGGGGCTTCCACCGGTGCAGATAAACTCGGGGCTCAGGTCGGCAAGTGGGCGGAGGTCTGGGAAAGATTCAAGGAGAAGCCCGAGGCATATCCCCAGATCCCTCAACTCCTCCGTAGTGCAAAACAACCGAAGTGGACTGTCTACACAGACTCGTGGCCACAACACAATGATGCACAAGAAAAAGAACTCTCCCTGAAATTCATGGCTCTCAGTGGTGTTTCCCCTGAGGAAGCGCGCAAACAGATAGTTAATCTGGAAAAAACGCATGCCCAGCGGAGAAAGTGGATATGGGCGGAGATGGGGGAGAGTCCGCTTGCACGAGCCCTCGAACACCTCGCACAGCTCGCGACGATCACGAAGGATGCGAAGTTTGGCGGAACTATACAGGAGCAGGCGGAGCGGTACGCCCATGATATGTGGCAGGCAGATGACGCGGTGGTCCGTGCCCTCGAACAGGCGACAGACAAGAAGAATCGAGAGGCGATCACAGTCGCTGTCAATGCACTCTACCGGAACTGGCTCGATGTAATGGCGGAGGCATTTCAGAAGGAATGGCAACGGGAACCCGCAACGATGCGCAAAGAGAATCAAGAACCGACAGCTGGTGAGGTAATGATCTTTGTCGATGGCCTCCGGATGGACCTCGGCCATCGCCTCTGCTCGATCTTGAAGGAAACGGGGTGTTCCTGTAAACTCTCTCATCATTTCAGCGCCCTCCCAACCCAGACCTCGACTGCGAAACCCGCAGTCATGCCGATCGCCGGTGAACTCAACGCTGGGGAAGACCTGACTCCCAAAACAAAGAGTGGGGCGATCGCGACAAACTCGGCGTTGCGCAGCATTCTTAAAAACAAAGGATTCAACGTGCTCAGCGAATCAGAGACCGGGGATCCCGAGAGATCCGCGTGGACAGATTGTGGTGATATCGATACGGAAGGGCACAACAAGGGATATGCCCTCCCAGAAGTCCTCGATCGGGAGATCAAAAAGATCCACGACCGGACGATTGAACTCCTTGATGCCGGCTGGCAACAGGTACGCATCGTCACCGACCATGGCTGGCTCTTCCTCCCTGGCAAACTCCGGAAAACCGAACTGAAGCCTGGGCTCACTGAGGTGAAGAAGGGACGATGTGCAGTTTTAAGAGCCAACGCCGTCGTTGAATATCCTGTAGTTCCGTGGTTCTGGAATCGCACAGTTCGGATCGTCCTGGCCCCAGGGAGTTCCTGCTTTGAGGGGGGGAGGGAATATGAGCACGGTGGACTCAGTCCACAGGAGACAGTTGTACCGGAGATTGTTGTCCGAAAAGGCGCGAGCCGTAGTAAAGGCATTGTGATTGGCCGAATCACATGGACTGGGTTGCGATGCAAGGCCCATGTTGACGGTGCTGAGGGCCATGTAGCCGACATCCGATTGAGGCCAGCCGACGCACAGAGCAGTGTCACAGCAAGCAGTCGGGAAGTTGGAATCGAGGGCAATGTATCACTTATCATCAGCGATGACAGTATGGAAGGTAGGGACGCCTGGCTCGTCGTTATGGATCGGCAGAAAAATCCAGTGGCACAGAGAAATGTCAAAATCGGAGTGGAATAA
- a CDS encoding DUF2254 family protein, with amino-acid sequence MLERLHKKCSDWTHTHPYGHAISIIGALFVGTYFLATVITTLFPELSITDENARYFISASNQIQATILAIVISLTLLAVEMTASKYSPRVIEIFKKNASLWVFLSSYALSITIGSIFLLFIGSPNFPVSTTTGTFFLLSLGIILIFMFIPYVLSTLEFLNPEKTIKRLADLVNVNSISPQVDPFQSVFDVIYGAIKINDFTTMSTGLICAEERFKELVTSGPANWQDDYVLFRFFDDIKRCGFLLIENKEDKYAFEIINRLDTINEWAFKEQNTLILNRSCRAIEEIAFKACESGLVSVVDRSLTILKETSDSIEGIEGLSQDDEVTIKWSCTLFSFVESISNIGKASVRQDLNTSARKVGEMLNALGRSAIEKNLFFKDDFIFKRISAIVLESLKQDKTTLVNSSIQTLQFLGAYSIRHDHSKEALWTLDELKEIGKYAAHQKKAQVVQSVVDAIRYIAIVSIKNQMNETETIALDLIVKFQVIFPSHFKGENKIRLFDYGSLDSITISKKEYDLLLAYESFQLEQYLQPPDDYDESYDESYDDETLVISL; translated from the coding sequence ATGCTGGAAAGATTGCATAAAAAATGCAGTGATTGGACCCATACCCACCCATATGGGCACGCGATTTCTATTATCGGTGCCCTTTTTGTAGGAACATATTTCTTGGCAACAGTGATTACAACATTATTTCCAGAATTAAGCATCACCGATGAAAATGCCCGATATTTTATTAGCGCTTCAAACCAGATTCAGGCAACTATCCTTGCCATCGTAATCTCCCTCACGCTTCTTGCAGTTGAAATGACTGCCTCAAAGTATTCCCCGAGAGTTATTGAAATATTCAAAAAAAATGCATCACTGTGGGTTTTTCTCTCTAGTTATGCCCTTTCAATCACAATCGGTTCGATCTTTCTCCTGTTCATTGGCAGCCCGAATTTTCCTGTATCCACTACAACCGGGACGTTCTTTCTTCTTTCGCTGGGAATTATTCTCATATTTATGTTTATTCCTTATGTCTTGAGCACGCTGGAATTCTTGAACCCAGAGAAAACGATCAAAAGGCTTGCGGATTTAGTCAATGTAAACTCTATCAGCCCGCAGGTTGACCCATTCCAATCAGTCTTCGACGTCATCTACGGTGCAATTAAAATTAATGATTTTACTACCATGAGCACGGGTCTGATCTGTGCTGAAGAGCGATTTAAAGAACTTGTCACCAGCGGTCCGGCGAATTGGCAGGATGATTACGTTTTGTTCCGGTTCTTTGATGACATAAAACGTTGTGGCTTTCTTCTCATTGAAAATAAGGAAGATAAATATGCATTTGAGATAATCAATCGTTTGGATACAATAAATGAATGGGCTTTCAAAGAGCAGAATACACTTATTCTCAATAGATCTTGCCGTGCGATAGAAGAAATTGCATTCAAAGCGTGTGAATCTGGCCTGGTTTCTGTTGTCGATCGTTCACTGACAATATTGAAAGAAACATCCGACTCAATTGAAGGAATTGAAGGATTATCCCAAGACGATGAGGTTACGATAAAATGGAGTTGCACATTATTTTCGTTCGTTGAATCAATAAGTAATATCGGTAAGGCCTCGGTCAGGCAAGATCTGAACACTTCAGCGCGGAAAGTGGGTGAAATGCTCAATGCTCTTGGAAGGTCTGCAATAGAAAAGAACCTGTTCTTCAAGGATGATTTTATCTTTAAACGAATAAGTGCAATCGTACTCGAATCTTTAAAACAAGATAAAACTACTTTAGTTAATTCATCTATCCAAACATTACAGTTCCTTGGTGCATATTCTATCCGCCACGATCACAGTAAGGAAGCACTATGGACATTGGATGAACTGAAGGAGATTGGAAAATATGCAGCTCATCAAAAGAAAGCACAGGTTGTCCAGAGTGTAGTAGATGCAATTCGATATATTGCCATTGTATCTATAAAAAATCAGATGAACGAAACTGAAACAATTGCTCTTGATTTGATTGTAAAATTCCAAGTTATATTTCCTTCACATTTTAAGGGTGAAAACAAGATTCGTTTATTTGATTATGGCTCTCTCGATTCAATCACAATATCAAAAAAAGAATACGATCTTTTACTCGCCTACGAATCTTTCCAATTGGAACAATATCTTCAGCCACCGGATGATTATGATGAGAGTTATGATGAGAGTTATGATGACGAAACACTTGTCATCTCGCTATAA
- a CDS encoding Eco57I restriction-modification methylase domain-containing protein, whose protein sequence is MTVLEKSARNQLDKAVQAARRAATAGADRALRALSVDQGKKPTYLTPEQNELRRRLRVRCRGFGSWQDLVRAVAYEQWHRMLFARFLAENDLLIHPLYQVPVTLDECAEIARNRGIDQWEVVTEYAAGMLPGIFQQDDPLLLLKYAPEDQAALQEILEGIPTETFQTQDALGWTYQFWQTEEKEKVKKSERKIEGADICAVTQLFTEPYMVQFLLQNTLGAWWLDCHPESPLRSEWIYYKDEVQHNFSTFPKKAKELWLLDPACGSGHFLVEAFHMLLAIRQEEGESRNEAIRGIVRDNLHGLELDPRCIQIAAFAIAMEAWKAGFPTNQYLPLPNLACVGLPIRAEKAEWLKLAAGDGLLEDELEKYYDLFKNADSLGSLIQIEETGTLVPADVLMNKLETALAKEKAISDPVAEAFGETASGILKAVQYLRRKDYHIVVTNPPFLSNRRQADSLRPVIERDFPSSKYDLSTVFIGRSKLFCCARGLFGLVSPQNWLFLTSYHKMRNELLQSQCVKIICRLGPNAFEEISGHIVKAILIVSSNMDPEYNSSILTMDVSEIKETHEKSNGLSNQNFQIVNQIEQSKNPDSRIVLTTVSAGPLLEEYSDCYVGVLNGDSPRFQRRFWEIPKLDDLWVFQQTTVEKNIPFGGQYMILFFDIKEGHLREDARIRREKLHNSDQRGNKCWGKWGVAVSAMEPLPVALYTGATFDSNVAILLPKDIRNLLPIWTFCQSKEYHAAVRQIDQSLKVTNATLGKVPFNLDHWIKVASEQYPNGLPKPYSDDPTQWLFHGHPKPSATPLHVSIVGLLGYRWPAEIDPTVELSSMAKKWIAESEKLLLFAKSDGIVCIPPVWGERPATERLRSILAAAYGGDWSPRKEEEILKQAGYTKNSGLEGFLRDEFFASHCKLFHHRPFIWQVWDGTKDGFSVLLNYHRLDRNALQKLIYTYLGNWIAQQKDEIRQEKPGSERRLAAAENLKGKLEKILEGEPPFDIYVRWKPLHEQAMGWEPDLNDGVRMNIRPFMEAGILRWKPNIKWGKDRGTDSVPNCSGTTERLNDLHFKLEEKQKARENTGEMREADQCILLVEEKQKARKNAGKIA, encoded by the coding sequence ATGACAGTGCTGGAGAAATCAGCGCGGAACCAGTTGGATAAGGCAGTGCAGGCTGCCCGACGAGCAGCGACTGCTGGCGCAGATCGTGCCCTGCGGGCACTCTCCGTGGATCAGGGAAAGAAGCCAACTTACCTCACTCCTGAGCAAAACGAACTGCGCCGGAGGCTCCGTGTCCGGTGCCGAGGCTTTGGGTCATGGCAGGATCTCGTCCGGGCGGTCGCGTATGAACAGTGGCACCGGATGCTCTTTGCCCGTTTCTTGGCTGAGAACGATCTGTTGATTCACCCACTTTATCAAGTACCGGTCACACTTGACGAATGCGCCGAGATCGCACGCAACCGTGGTATCGACCAGTGGGAGGTCGTGACCGAGTATGCAGCGGGAATGCTACCGGGAATCTTTCAGCAGGATGATCCGCTTCTCCTCCTGAAGTACGCCCCGGAGGATCAAGCGGCCCTTCAGGAGATCCTGGAGGGCATACCGACGGAAACATTCCAAACACAGGATGCACTCGGTTGGACTTACCAGTTCTGGCAGACAGAGGAGAAGGAGAAAGTCAAAAAGTCGGAACGAAAAATCGAAGGAGCAGACATCTGCGCAGTCACGCAACTCTTCACCGAGCCATATATGGTGCAGTTCCTGCTCCAGAACACGCTCGGCGCCTGGTGGCTCGACTGCCATCCAGAGAGCCCCTTACGGTCTGAGTGGATCTACTACAAGGACGAGGTCCAGCATAATTTCTCCACGTTCCCGAAGAAGGCAAAGGAACTCTGGCTTCTTGATCCGGCGTGCGGCAGCGGGCACTTCCTCGTCGAAGCCTTCCACATGCTGCTTGCGATTCGGCAGGAAGAGGGTGAGTCCCGCAACGAGGCAATCAGGGGGATTGTGCGGGATAACTTACACGGGCTCGAGCTCGATCCCCGCTGCATCCAGATCGCCGCCTTTGCCATCGCAATGGAAGCATGGAAGGCTGGCTTCCCCACCAATCAGTACCTTCCGCTCCCGAACTTGGCCTGTGTCGGTCTCCCCATCCGTGCGGAGAAGGCCGAGTGGCTCAAACTTGCCGCTGGAGACGGGTTGCTCGAAGATGAACTCGAGAAGTACTATGACCTGTTTAAGAACGCCGACAGCCTCGGTAGTCTGATCCAGATCGAGGAAACCGGCACCTTAGTTCCAGCAGATGTACTGATGAATAAATTGGAGACGGCACTTGCAAAGGAGAAGGCGATCAGTGACCCGGTGGCCGAGGCGTTCGGCGAGACGGCGAGTGGGATCCTGAAAGCGGTGCAATACCTGCGCCGGAAGGACTATCATATCGTGGTGACGAACCCGCCATTTTTGAGTAACCGAAGGCAAGCAGACAGTCTGAGGCCAGTAATTGAAAGAGACTTTCCATCCTCAAAATATGATTTGTCTACTGTTTTTATTGGGCGATCAAAATTATTCTGTTGTGCTAGAGGTTTATTCGGATTAGTTTCTCCACAAAATTGGTTATTTCTGACTAGTTATCATAAAATGCGCAATGAATTATTACAAAGCCAGTGTGTAAAGATAATCTGTAGATTGGGACCAAATGCATTTGAAGAAATTTCAGGACATATTGTAAAAGCAATTTTAATTGTGTCCTCAAATATGGATCCAGAGTATAATTCGTCGATTTTAACAATGGACGTATCTGAAATCAAGGAAACCCATGAAAAATCAAATGGATTATCAAATCAAAACTTTCAAATAGTAAATCAAATTGAACAATCTAAAAACCCCGATTCACGAATCGTTCTCACCACTGTTTCTGCGGGACCCCTACTCGAAGAATATTCGGATTGTTATGTAGGGGTATTGAATGGGGACTCCCCTCGTTTTCAGAGAAGATTCTGGGAAATTCCCAAACTAGACGATCTTTGGGTTTTCCAACAGACTACTGTGGAGAAAAACATCCCCTTTGGCGGGCAATATATGATTTTATTTTTTGATATAAAAGAGGGACATTTACGGGAAGATGCAAGAATCCGGCGGGAAAAGTTGCATAATAGTGATCAAAGAGGAAATAAATGCTGGGGAAAATGGGGAGTTGCAGTTAGTGCGATGGAACCCCTCCCTGTCGCTCTATATACAGGGGCAACATTTGATTCTAATGTTGCAATATTATTGCCAAAGGATATAAGAAACCTTCTCCCCATTTGGACATTTTGTCAGAGTAAAGAATACCATGCTGCGGTTCGTCAAATTGATCAAAGTTTGAAGGTAACCAATGCCACACTTGGTAAAGTCCCCTTTAACCTTGATCATTGGATAAAGGTTGCTTCTGAACAATACCCAAATGGACTACCAAAACCATATTCTGACGATCCCACCCAATGGCTTTTTCACGGCCATCCAAAACCTTCTGCTACCCCACTACACGTCTCTATTGTCGGTCTCCTTGGGTACCGCTGGCCGGCGGAAATCGATCCGACAGTGGAGTTATCATCGATGGCAAAAAAATGGATTGCCGAAAGCGAAAAGCTCCTTTTATTTGCGAAATCGGACGGCATCGTCTGCATCCCACCAGTATGGGGAGAACGCCCGGCAACGGAACGTCTTCGGAGCATTCTCGCCGCCGCATATGGGGGTGATTGGTCGCCAAGAAAGGAGGAGGAAATCCTAAAACAGGCCGGATACACGAAGAACAGTGGGCTTGAGGGATTCCTCCGCGACGAGTTCTTTGCATCGCACTGCAAACTCTTCCACCACCGACCGTTCATCTGGCAGGTCTGGGACGGCACGAAGGATGGTTTCTCTGTCCTGCTCAATTACCACAGACTCGACCGGAACGCTCTCCAGAAACTGATCTACACATACCTTGGGAACTGGATCGCCCAACAGAAGGATGAAATCCGACAGGAGAAACCTGGTTCAGAACGGAGGCTTGCCGCTGCAGAGAATCTCAAAGGAAAACTGGAAAAGATCCTCGAAGGCGAGCCACCGTTTGATATCTACGTACGGTGGAAGCCACTCCACGAACAGGCGATGGGCTGGGAACCAGACCTGAACGACGGCGTGCGGATGAACATTCGCCCGTTCATGGAGGCCGGGATCCTACGGTGGAAACCAAACATCAAGTGGGGGAAAGACCGGGGTACCGACTCGGTCCCGAACTGTTCAGGGACGACGGAGCGTTTAAACGACCTTCACTTCAAATTGGAGGAAAAACAGAAGGCGAGGGAAAATACTGGAGAGATGCGGGAGGCGGACCAGTGCATATTGCTCGTCGAGGAAAAACAGAAGGCGAGGAAAAATGCTGGAAAGATTGCATAA
- a CDS encoding tyrosine-type recombinase/integrase, with translation MRSAPTRSDSSFHCIKSEYADRSVAKGLANGTLTPCDADLIREFVAECQSCNNISAARTNKLVYTLVGWRRFIGPYLENRMADIYQGITLLKTANSARGKPFKQNTVADHVIILKQLYTWMIENGYTDLPHRKIQRIKNPAKDTMTKEAADLLTPAEVTAIMDACFWSRDRALIMMLYEGGFRIGEIATLAWKDVLMDEYGAVVNVKFKTNKPRYIRLVMAREHLAAWRADYPFKPVGEALVFLNQRNRPLTHATVQKQLTRIAKRAGITRHITPHIFRHSRITHMITEGVSESVIKLMMWGDITTPMFKTYAHLTGHDIDQEILRTYGIAQGDGNGRHRRPRLEPRQCPHCQAVNGPSSNFCSLCGRTLTEEATESMDECITIAKGSQEYDLLLKQLRSDLDRQG, from the coding sequence ATGAGATCTGCTCCAACACGATCTGATAGCTCTTTTCATTGCATCAAGAGCGAGTATGCGGACCGTTCCGTCGCCAAAGGGCTTGCAAACGGCACCCTCACCCCGTGCGACGCCGACCTGATCCGCGAGTTCGTTGCAGAATGCCAGTCCTGCAACAACATCAGTGCAGCCAGAACCAACAAACTCGTCTACACCCTCGTCGGGTGGCGACGCTTCATCGGCCCGTACCTCGAGAACCGCATGGCCGACATCTACCAGGGCATCACTCTTCTCAAAACCGCCAACAGCGCCCGCGGCAAACCCTTCAAGCAAAACACCGTCGCCGACCACGTCATCATCCTCAAGCAACTCTACACCTGGATGATCGAGAACGGCTACACCGACCTTCCTCACAGAAAGATCCAGCGCATCAAAAACCCGGCCAAAGACACCATGACCAAAGAGGCCGCCGACCTCCTCACGCCCGCCGAGGTGACGGCCATCATGGATGCCTGCTTCTGGAGCCGGGACCGCGCCCTCATCATGATGCTCTATGAAGGCGGGTTCCGGATCGGCGAGATCGCCACCCTCGCCTGGAAGGACGTTCTCATGGACGAGTATGGCGCGGTGGTCAACGTCAAGTTCAAGACCAACAAACCCCGGTACATCAGGCTCGTCATGGCCCGCGAGCACCTCGCCGCGTGGCGTGCCGACTACCCGTTCAAACCTGTCGGCGAGGCCCTCGTCTTCCTGAACCAGCGCAACCGTCCACTCACGCACGCCACTGTCCAGAAACAACTCACCCGCATCGCCAAACGGGCCGGGATCACCCGGCATATCACGCCGCACATCTTTCGCCACTCCAGGATCACCCACATGATCACCGAAGGAGTCTCGGAAAGCGTGATCAAACTGATGATGTGGGGTGACATCACCACTCCGATGTTCAAAACCTACGCCCATCTCACCGGGCACGACATCGACCAGGAGATCCTCCGGACCTACGGCATCGCCCAGGGAGACGGCAACGGGAGACACCGGCGGCCGCGGCTCGAACCCCGACAGTGCCCACACTGTCAGGCCGTCAACGGTCCGTCTTCAAACTTCTGCAGTCTTTGCGGCCGGACGCTCACCGAGGAGGCGACCGAGAGCATGGACGAGTGCATCACCATCGCCAAAGGTTCCCAGGAGTACGACCTCCTCCTCAAACAACTGCGCAGCGACCTGGACCGGCAGGGGTGA